In Vibrio gangliei, a single window of DNA contains:
- a CDS encoding 2Fe-2S iron-sulfur cluster-binding protein, whose product MKILQINGLTQISAKPEQTILEAMEDARLEPEFMCRDGHCGACKCELASGEVEYVGFALAFTQPTEILPCICKAKSNLVLSKVRYQAAKKRA is encoded by the coding sequence ATGAAGATATTGCAAATCAACGGACTGACTCAAATCAGTGCTAAACCAGAACAAACGATTCTTGAAGCAATGGAAGATGCGAGGCTGGAACCTGAGTTCATGTGTCGTGATGGCCATTGTGGCGCATGTAAATGCGAATTGGCGTCTGGTGAGGTGGAATACGTTGGTTTTGCATTAGCTTTTACTCAGCCGACTGAGATTTTGCCTTGCATCTGTAAAGCGAAATCCAATCTTGTATTGAGTAAAGTTCGCTATCAGGCGGCGAAGAAAAGAGCTTAG
- a CDS encoding DUF481 domain-containing protein, with protein MKLTALFSSFSILLASTSAFAADETTSKDEGQFSGGAKLGFLYSNASTTSTSLNTGGWLKYEKAKWTNDFTGSSYYTKTSDSEDDGTNKYNLGYKLSYQVAEKYKVFIDNEYEHDQYETYREVYSVTAGLERALVDTEYTKVNIGGGPGYRRSERQPDDVDHPGQVSEDLTANGFLNAKTKVTDTLSVGGDAEVDYGESNTKYTLGANLKNILVGDVALVLDAQYIYNTDVASDKSNDEIYTTVSISYDF; from the coding sequence ATGAAATTAACAGCGTTATTTTCCTCTTTTTCAATTCTACTTGCTTCAACTTCTGCTTTCGCTGCTGATGAAACGACCTCTAAAGATGAAGGTCAATTCTCTGGCGGTGCCAAGCTGGGTTTTCTTTATTCTAATGCCTCAACGACTTCTACTTCATTGAATACAGGCGGTTGGCTCAAATATGAAAAAGCCAAATGGACGAATGATTTCACGGGCAGTAGCTACTACACCAAGACTTCTGATTCAGAAGATGATGGAACCAATAAGTACAACTTAGGTTACAAACTGTCTTACCAAGTGGCCGAAAAATATAAAGTTTTTATTGATAATGAATATGAGCACGATCAGTATGAAACTTACCGTGAAGTATACTCGGTTACTGCAGGCTTAGAGAGAGCACTTGTAGATACGGAATACACCAAAGTGAATATTGGTGGTGGTCCGGGTTATCGCCGCAGTGAACGTCAACCGGATGATGTTGATCACCCAGGGCAAGTATCTGAAGATCTTACCGCTAATGGCTTCTTAAATGCGAAAACTAAAGTGACGGATACGTTATCTGTTGGTGGTGACGCTGAAGTTGATTATGGTGAATCGAACACCAAATACACCCTTGGCGCCAATTTGAAAAACATTTTAGTTGGGGATGTGGCATTAGTGTTGGATGCGCAATACATTTACAACACAGACGTGGCTTCTGATAAAAGTAATGATGAAATCTATACCACGGTAAGTATTAGCTACGATTTTTAA
- a CDS encoding CinA family nicotinamide mononucleotide deamidase-related protein, giving the protein MVKVSMLSTGEEVLHGDIVDTNASWLSERFFEQGFALHYRSTVGDQLEELKQEIVALSLKSDIVIVNGGLGPTSDDLSALAAAQAQGVELELNQSWLEIMTQYFTRVGRPMAASNEKQAMLPQGAEMINNSVGTACGFSIELNDAVVFFTPGVPFEFKRMINDEILPRMKQRFPHVERLECNKIYTFGLGESGIADLLKTVDLPDGFSLGYRSYMPFIEVKVFSRYQDAHIAAVITEICERLKDFTLGVNKTLNQVIGELLQQQQWQLSVVEQVTGGELARSLSLEPTAQSQFVQSLVDNQAPEISELSDALLLGEEYRQDTGSDIILANYKMEGSSFALVILTGERYFAQQVNFKRDYQLKAQQTLLATVMLDMLRRFANTGDMLSQVGHFERLAYSQG; this is encoded by the coding sequence ATGGTCAAGGTTTCAATGTTGAGTACTGGCGAAGAAGTGTTGCATGGCGATATTGTCGATACCAATGCTTCATGGCTATCAGAACGCTTTTTTGAGCAAGGATTTGCGCTGCATTATCGCTCAACAGTGGGTGACCAACTGGAAGAGCTCAAACAAGAAATTGTGGCTTTGAGCCTGAAAAGCGATATCGTGATTGTTAATGGTGGACTCGGGCCAACCAGTGATGATCTAAGTGCGTTGGCGGCGGCTCAGGCGCAAGGTGTCGAACTGGAGCTCAATCAAAGCTGGCTTGAAATTATGACGCAGTATTTTACTCGCGTAGGACGTCCTATGGCGGCAAGTAATGAAAAACAAGCCATGCTGCCACAAGGGGCAGAGATGATAAATAATTCTGTTGGTACGGCGTGTGGTTTCAGCATTGAATTAAATGACGCAGTGGTTTTCTTTACTCCAGGTGTTCCGTTTGAATTTAAGCGTATGATCAATGATGAGATCCTGCCAAGAATGAAGCAGCGTTTCCCTCATGTTGAACGCTTAGAATGTAATAAGATTTATACGTTTGGTTTAGGTGAATCAGGCATTGCCGATTTGCTCAAAACGGTTGATTTACCTGATGGCTTCAGCCTAGGTTACCGTTCATATATGCCATTTATCGAGGTGAAGGTATTCAGTCGCTACCAAGACGCCCACATTGCCGCTGTGATTACAGAGATTTGTGAGCGTTTGAAAGACTTTACGCTTGGCGTCAATAAAACATTAAATCAGGTGATTGGTGAACTATTGCAGCAACAGCAATGGCAGTTATCCGTTGTAGAGCAGGTGACTGGTGGGGAATTAGCCCGGTCGTTATCATTAGAACCGACAGCACAATCTCAATTCGTACAAAGCCTAGTTGATAATCAAGCTCCTGAGATCTCAGAATTATCTGATGCTCTATTACTGGGAGAAGAATACCGTCAAGATACCGGATCAGACATTATTCTCGCGAACTATAAAATGGAAGGCAGCAGTTTTGCTTTAGTGATTTTAACTGGGGAGCGATATTTTGCTCAGCAAGTAAACTTTAAACGTGATTATCAGTTAAAAGCGCAGCAAACGTTGTTGGCGACAGTGATGCTAGATATGCTTCGCCGTTTTGCTAACACAGGCGATATGTTGTCGCAAGTAGGGCATTTTGAACGTTTAGCCTATTCCCAAGGTTGA
- a CDS encoding glycine cleavage system protein R: MTNPVLFIANISGHATPQTLQHLAHVTHEHGGSWIISKINYLDDQVAGLIKIQSPEANLEFIQTAFDEAPGLQVQFAQSQENKHAEDDVYELRFDSQERSGLIQEITHILERERAHILSIDTQRLFLAGKEGINANLFTSQFSITIPEETNIKDVIAELEAITRGTRVIDLTEILTK; this comes from the coding sequence ATGACCAATCCAGTGTTATTTATTGCCAATATTTCAGGCCATGCGACGCCTCAAACTCTACAGCACCTTGCGCATGTTACCCATGAACATGGCGGAAGTTGGATCATCAGTAAAATTAATTACCTCGATGACCAAGTCGCTGGCCTGATCAAAATTCAATCCCCTGAAGCCAATCTCGAATTTATTCAAACTGCATTTGATGAAGCGCCAGGCTTACAAGTTCAATTTGCACAATCGCAAGAAAACAAACATGCTGAAGATGATGTCTACGAGTTACGATTTGATAGCCAAGAGCGCTCTGGCCTAATTCAAGAAATTACTCACATTCTCGAACGAGAAAGAGCCCATATCCTGAGCATAGATACACAGCGGCTATTCCTAGCTGGAAAAGAAGGCATTAATGCTAATTTATTCACTTCACAATTTAGTATTACCATTCCAGAGGAAACCAATATTAAAGATGTGATAGCAGAACTTGAAGCCATTACTCGTGGTACTCGCGTGATAGATCTCACTGAAATTCTCACCAAGTAA
- a CDS encoding bile acid:sodium symporter family protein, whose product MLRTITQLFPLWAILISFVAYFQPALFQPLKGYIVPLLVIIMMAMGLTLTAGDFANVVKQKLAITVGIILQFTIMPLVALMISFVLGFSPELTVGMVLVGSVAGGTSSNVMCYLAKGDVALSISMTAISTLLGVVLTPLLSEMLAGQAVDVPAAAMLMSLVKIVLLPVAIGIVINQFAHGFTKKLEPVLPVVSMVAIVMIIGIVIALNASQFAAIGPIIALAVVLHNGFGLLSGYWVCRLLGFNETISRTIAFEVGLQNSGLATALAMKFFTPAAAMPGTLFSLWHNISGSILAGYWSRKPVSDDSQLKAKAESL is encoded by the coding sequence ATGTTAAGGACGATTACCCAATTATTTCCATTGTGGGCCATATTGATATCATTCGTGGCCTACTTCCAACCCGCTTTATTTCAACCGCTGAAAGGCTACATTGTGCCACTGCTCGTCATTATTATGATGGCCATGGGCTTAACCCTCACCGCAGGTGATTTTGCCAATGTCGTCAAACAGAAACTCGCCATCACTGTAGGCATCATTTTACAATTCACCATCATGCCTTTAGTCGCGCTGATGATCAGCTTTGTATTAGGCTTTTCACCAGAATTAACCGTGGGCATGGTATTAGTTGGCAGTGTTGCTGGCGGTACCTCTTCCAATGTAATGTGCTACTTAGCGAAAGGCGATGTCGCTTTATCCATTTCCATGACGGCCATCTCTACCCTACTTGGCGTAGTATTGACACCGCTTTTATCTGAAATGTTAGCAGGACAAGCGGTTGATGTCCCTGCCGCTGCCATGCTGATGAGCTTAGTAAAAATCGTATTATTGCCAGTTGCGATTGGTATTGTTATCAATCAATTTGCGCATGGTTTCACTAAAAAATTAGAACCGGTTCTACCTGTTGTTTCTATGGTTGCGATCGTAATGATCATCGGGATTGTGATTGCTTTGAATGCTTCACAGTTTGCCGCCATTGGTCCAATCATTGCGTTAGCTGTGGTACTTCATAATGGCTTTGGTTTGCTATCCGGTTACTGGGTATGCCGTCTATTGGGCTTCAATGAAACCATTTCTCGCACCATTGCCTTTGAAGTTGGTTTGCAAAATTCCGGTTTAGCCACCGCGCTTGCAATGAAGTTTTTCACCCCTGCCGCCGCAATGCCGGGTACGCTATTCTCTCTCTGGCACAATATTTCAGGTTCGATTCTCGCAGGTTACTGGTCACGCAAACCCGTTTCAGATGATTCTCAACTCAAAGCGAAAGCAGAATCGTTGTAA
- the nspC gene encoding carboxynorspermidine decarboxylase, translating to MNNMPNLQTPYFMIDESKLIRNLEIAKQLKELSGVKLVLALKCFSTWGVFDIIKPYLDGTTSSGPYEVKLGHETFGGETHAYSVGYSEDDVKEVADICDKMIFNSLSQLKAYRHLVEGKASIGVRLNPGVSRAGQDLADPARQFSRLGVQEGQLSAEVFDDLDGVMFHMNCENKSADDFISLLYSISERFGAYLDKLDWVSLGGGVFFTWPGYEVEKLAQALKHFSEKHGVQLYLEPGEAIITKTTDLVVTVVDIVENGMKTAIVDSATEAHRLDTLIYNEPASIGEASENGEHEYVIGSCSCLAGDQFCVTKFDQPLEIGQRLHILDSAGYTMVKLNWFNGLKMPTVYCQRSNGDIQKLNEFDYQDFKRSLSQWSVK from the coding sequence ATGAATAATATGCCAAACCTACAAACTCCTTATTTCATGATTGATGAATCAAAATTGATCCGCAATCTTGAAATCGCAAAGCAGCTTAAAGAATTGAGCGGCGTAAAATTAGTCTTAGCGCTGAAGTGTTTTTCAACTTGGGGCGTGTTTGACATTATTAAGCCTTACTTAGATGGCACCACCAGCAGTGGCCCGTATGAAGTGAAGCTAGGCCATGAAACATTTGGTGGTGAGACGCACGCATACAGCGTTGGTTACAGCGAAGATGACGTAAAAGAAGTAGCGGATATCTGCGATAAGATGATCTTTAACTCGCTTAGTCAGCTAAAAGCCTACCGTCATTTGGTGGAAGGCAAAGCCTCGATTGGTGTTCGTTTGAATCCCGGTGTGAGCCGTGCAGGGCAAGACTTAGCCGATCCAGCGCGTCAATTTTCTCGTTTAGGTGTACAAGAAGGCCAGCTGTCTGCTGAAGTTTTTGATGATCTTGACGGCGTGATGTTCCACATGAACTGCGAAAACAAATCGGCGGATGATTTTATCTCTTTGCTTTATAGCATTTCTGAGCGATTTGGCGCGTACCTAGATAAACTCGACTGGGTAAGTCTAGGCGGCGGCGTATTCTTTACTTGGCCGGGTTATGAAGTTGAGAAGCTTGCTCAAGCATTAAAACACTTTAGTGAAAAACATGGCGTGCAGCTTTATCTAGAGCCGGGCGAAGCGATCATCACTAAAACTACAGACCTTGTTGTGACAGTCGTGGATATTGTTGAAAACGGCATGAAAACCGCGATTGTCGATTCTGCGACCGAAGCGCACCGTTTAGATACACTAATCTATAACGAGCCTGCTTCGATTGGTGAAGCAAGCGAGAATGGTGAACATGAATACGTGATCGGTTCTTGCTCGTGTCTAGCGGGTGATCAGTTCTGCGTGACTAAGTTTGATCAGCCGTTAGAAATTGGTCAACGCCTGCATATTTTAGATAGCGCAGGTTACACCATGGTGAAATTAAACTGGTTTAACGGCCTGAAAATGCCAACGGTTTATTGCCAACGTTCAAACGGTGATATTCAAAAGCTGAATGAATTTGATTACCAAGATTTCAAACGTTCGTTGTCTCAGTGGTCTGTAAAGTAA